The window TTATATTTAAAATTGAAATATAGCTTTTAAAAACATCAACTAAATTTTTATATATGTATAAGATAATAATAACAATATCATTAATAATATTCTCTATATCACAAACATTCGCTCAAAAAGCCGATGCGATTGTAGGCAAATATCACCTTCCTAACAGTTTAGACCTGGAAATATTTGAACACAATAATAAATATTTCGGAAGAATAATAGCATTAAACGGATATGAAGACGGGCAAACAACAGATTATAAAAACCCTAATAAAACAAAACGTAAAGACCAATTAATCGGAAAAGTGATTATTACTAATTTAGAGTATGACACAGAAGAAAAAGAATGGGTAAACGGTAAAATGTACGGCCCTGAAAAAGGCATGTATTTCGATATTAAAATAACAGACGTGAGGCCAAAAGAAATTGAGATACAAGCCTCAAAATATTTTTTTCGGAAAACGGCAGAATGGGAAAAAATCTAAAAAATTAAAAAAATGTCTTCAAAAAAAATCTGGGATAAGGTAAAATCAAATGCTTATAAAGCATTGAAACCTTTTATTAATTTACTAAGTAAGAGTGGAATAACACCCAATATGATTACAACTATCGGCTTGTTGATTACAGTTTTATCAACAATTGTTTTAATTATGGGGGCTGAAATAGGAGAACGAGGAGACACGAGATATATAACGTGGTTTGGCGGCATATTATTATTTGCCGGGGTTTTTGATATGTTGGACGGACAATTAGCCAGAATTACCAAAAAAATGTCAACATTCGGTGCCTTTTATGACTCTGTTGTTGACAGATACAGTGAGATGATTATGTTTTTCGGAATTGCTTACTATTTGGTATCATTTGATTACTTTTTGAGTTCAATTTTTACATTTATAGCAATGATCGGTTCTATAATGGTTAGCTATACAAGAGCCAGAGCCGAAGCATTAAATACAGAATGTAAAGTCGGACTGATGCAACGCCCGGAAAGAGTCCTTACAATTGGAATTTCTGCAATTTTATACGGCCTCATATCTTATTTTACCGGTGATTTTAAAATTATCGTTGATTGGCTCCCCTTTCCTTTTATAGAAAACATATCCATTTTTACGATACCGATTTTTATAATGGCAATTCTCACAAACTATACAGCATTTCAAAGGTTAAATCATTGTTATAAAAAAATGAAATAATAATTTTAAAAATAAATAAATGAATACAAAACAAAATGTTACAAAACCTGTCGGAAAATTAGGAGTCCTTACACCCGGTTTAGGTGCAGTTTCAACCACATTTATGGCAGGGGTGTTTGCTGCACGAAAAGGTCTGGGAAAACCAATCGGCTCCATTGCTGAAATGGGAAAAATTCGATTAGGTAAAAGAACAGAGAATAAAAATCCTAATGTAAAAGATTTCGTACCCTTAGCATCTATGGATGATATGGTTTTCGGCGGATGGGATATATTTTCAGAAAACACATATGATGCAGCTATGAGAGCAGGAGTATTGGATAAGAACTTACTTTATAATCTTAAAGATGAGATGTCTGCTGTAAAACCGATGTCTGCTGTTTTTGACCATGATTTTGTAAAAAATATTGATGGTAAGAATATAAAACATGAAAAAACAAAAATGGATTCTGCTAATGCTTTAATAGCAGACATCAAACAGTTTAAGACAGAAAATAATTGTGACAGAATGGTTATGATTTGGTGTGCTTCTACCGAAGTATATACTGAAGAATCAGAAATTCACCAAACCATTGAAAAATTTGAAAAAGCTTTAAAGGAAAATCATCCGGCTATTTCACCAAGTATGATCTATGCTTATGCATCAATTAAAAGCGGAGTTCCGTTTGCAAACGGAGCACCAAACCTGACGATTGATATTCCTGCAATAATAGAATTATCAAAACAATTAAATGTTCCGATTGCAGGGAAAGATTTTAAAACGGGTCAAACATTAATGAAAACAATATTAGGTCCCGGGTTAAAAACACGTTTGTTAGGTATTGACGGTTGGTTTTCTACAAACATACTTGGGAATAGAGATGGTGAAGTTTTAGATGATGCAGGTGCATTTAAAACAAAAGAAGTTTCAAAACTAAGTGTTTTGGATAGCATATTAGAACCTGAACAATACCCGGAGCTATATAAAAACATGTATCATAAAGTAAGAATTAACTATTATCCGCCGAAAGGAGATGATAAAGAAAGTTGGGATAATATAGATATATTCGGTTGGTTGGGATACAAAATGCAGATTAAAGTTAATTTTCTATGTAAAGACTCTATTCTTGCAGCTCCTGTTGTTCTTGATTTAGCATTATTTATGGATTTGGCTCAAAGGTCTGAAATGAGCGGAATACAAGAATGGTTGTCATTTTATTTTAAATCACCTCAAACAGTTAAAGGTTTAGAGCCGATTCATGATATTTTCTTACAAAAAAT of the Bacteroidales bacterium genome contains:
- a CDS encoding DUF2147 domain-containing protein; translated protein: MYKIIITISLIIFSISQTFAQKADAIVGKYHLPNSLDLEIFEHNNKYFGRIIALNGYEDGQTTDYKNPNKTKRKDQLIGKVIITNLEYDTEEKEWVNGKMYGPEKGMYFDIKITDVRPKEIEIQASKYFFRKTAEWEKI
- a CDS encoding CDP-alcohol phosphatidyltransferase family protein, coding for MSSKKIWDKVKSNAYKALKPFINLLSKSGITPNMITTIGLLITVLSTIVLIMGAEIGERGDTRYITWFGGILLFAGVFDMLDGQLARITKKMSTFGAFYDSVVDRYSEMIMFFGIAYYLVSFDYFLSSIFTFIAMIGSIMVSYTRARAEALNTECKVGLMQRPERVLTIGISAILYGLISYFTGDFKIIVDWLPFPFIENISIFTIPIFIMAILTNYTAFQRLNHCYKKMK
- a CDS encoding inositol-3-phosphate synthase translates to MNTKQNVTKPVGKLGVLTPGLGAVSTTFMAGVFAARKGLGKPIGSIAEMGKIRLGKRTENKNPNVKDFVPLASMDDMVFGGWDIFSENTYDAAMRAGVLDKNLLYNLKDEMSAVKPMSAVFDHDFVKNIDGKNIKHEKTKMDSANALIADIKQFKTENNCDRMVMIWCASTEVYTEESEIHQTIEKFEKALKENHPAISPSMIYAYASIKSGVPFANGAPNLTIDIPAIIELSKQLNVPIAGKDFKTGQTLMKTILGPGLKTRLLGIDGWFSTNILGNRDGEVLDDAGAFKTKEVSKLSVLDSILEPEQYPELYKNMYHKVRINYYPPKGDDKESWDNIDIFGWLGYKMQIKVNFLCKDSILAAPVVLDLALFMDLAQRSEMSGIQEWLSFYFKSPQTVKGLEPIHDIFLQKIKFENTLRHIMGETLITHLGLDYYEE